The DNA window GCACATCCCAACCCTTCTTCAACGGTGCCCACAGCGGGGTCCTCCCAAGCTATGAAATCCTCAAGGAGGAGCAAGAGGTGGCCGTGCTGGGGGCTCCCCAGAGCCAGGCCCCCGTGACCACCACGGTGATCAACATCCGCAGCGAGACCTCAGTGCCCGACCACATCGTCTGGTCCCTGTTCAACACGATCTTCATGAACTGGTGCTGCCTGGGCTTCGTGGCATTCGCCTACTCCGTGAAGGTGGGTGGGCACCTGGGGTGTTCTCCAAGGAAGTGTGTGTGAGCCTGGAGAGGCCCCCCTGCCTGGCCGGCACGTGGGGTGTGGAGAGCCCTTGTGTGtattgttctgtgtgtgtgtgtgtgtgtgtgtgtgtgtggcttgggGGATCATTCCCAATGAGAGTTCACGGCAAAGCTGCAGGGGCGCACATGGGGATGGGAGCTATGTCTCCACCACCCCAGGAAGTTCTCCTTCCCAGCCTTGTGAGAGAAGCTACATCCTTCACACTTCGGATTCAGACCTCGAGTCTGGTCCAGAAAAGAAGAAGGTACTGAAAGGACACTGACCCCTGGTGGGGTGAGTGGCCAGCAAAGGGGCCAGAGCCGAGGGAGGGTGAGCCCTGGGGCCCCCTGGAGAGGCTGAGAGTCTGTGAGGAAGCAGATCGAGGCCCCGCAAGGGGAGGGGGGCCCACCGGGCACTGTCCTGCTTGGGCTCCAGGGAACGGGCAGGGGTGGGTCCCCATCTGGGTGAATGGGCCCTGGGGGAGCAGCAGGGGAGGGCCTGAGTCACAGCACCTGGCTGTCACCTGGCCCGGCTCCAGGTCCCCCTCACCGTCTCTTCTCCCCCAGTCTAGGGACCGGAAGATGGTGGGCGACGTCGTTGGGGCCCAGAGCTATGCCTCCACCGCCAAGTGCCTGAACATCTGGGCCCTGGTCCTGGGCCTCCTCCTGACGATCGTCTTCATCATTATATTCGCCACTGGCTCCCTGATGATTTTTCAAGCAGTTTCCCAGCTCATAAAGGACTATGGCGGCTACTAGTAGCTGCCGGCAGCCTGAGGCAGTCACCCCTCTTCACTGCAGTTTATACACGCGTCTGTCCACagttgaataaaataaagcatttgtaTGTGAGGGTGCTGTGTTCTgacctggggagggggccccGTTGAGAGTCCCAGCCTGCCCCTGAGACTGAGCCCACCGCCCCCTCTCCCATCTGCTCTGCTGCTCTGAGGGGGACATGACAAGTCCTCAGGCCTTGCCTGTTTTTGGCCTCGAGCTGGGGCAGCAGCAATTGGACAGGGGTTTGGGGTGGTGGCTTCCTCTGGGGAAGGGTCATGCTGGGTCCAGAGCACCCTTGGCCCTGttgacaaaatacaaaacaaaacaaacaaaaatgctcgGAAGCCCgcaaataagaaaagagtttatttggaGTTTTAGGATTTGCAATCAGAGAAGTGCAGATTCCAGTAGCAAGTCAAATGTGCTGCGAGGAAAGTACAAGTGCTGGGGGGTTCTAAACACAACAAAGACATTCCAGAGAAGTTACAGGGGTTGTTTTACAAAGCGGGATCAGTGCTAGCAGGCATTGGGTCACATGTCGGCAGCTGATTGGCTGCTAAACTGAGGTTTCCAGGGAGTAAAGACAACAGGTTCCAGGTGGTCCCAGGGCGGCCAGGACGTGTGCAAATTCCAGGTCCGCAGTGGCTCCCCTGCTCCCTTTCAGACCCTTTGACACGTGCCTCCGCTTTGCTGTTCGTAGGACCCCGTCAGCTCAGGAAGGCTACAAGAGTGCACAGGGCCACCGCTGCAGAGACAGcccccaggaggaggagaaacccctgccctgccctggaaATCAGACCCCATCCCTGGTTCTGTCAGGCCTCCAGATGTGTGGGCACTTGGGGTGCCCCAGGGCAGACCCTGCCCACAACCAGCTGGGCAGGTGCGGTGTGAGGTGGGGTGGCCCTAGCCTCCCCTTCGTCCCCTGACACCCGACCCCAGCTGTCGATCCCCTCCTGACCCGCACCCACGCCCCTTTATCTGTCCCCAGCTGCAGTCCCCTGGCTCCAGGAGATGGCCGAGGGGCTGGGGTCCCAGCGTGGCCATGAGGGAGCCCCTCTCCCCCGGGGTCTGTCACACGtgagcagggaggggacagcccCAAGGAagtcctggaggaggggaggctggcAGACCTACCCCTCTGGATTGGGAAGGACTGACTCCAAGGTGAGGAGGGGCCAGCAGCCAGTAAAGCCCTGGAGTCAGGCAGGGGGCGCTGCCCAGCGACTCAGACCCCTGCTGGGTGGGCTGGGCAGGTGGAAGCTTCCCGGACCAGCAGCGCTCAGGAAGGGGGCCAGGGGCGAGGCCAGGAGAGATGTTCGTCCCCACCAGGAGCACATCTGTCCTGCTCTGCCCTCACTCCCTCAGGACCAAACCCGGGCAGGGCATCTTCAGGAATCCTAACGTCAGACTTCCTCCAGGCCAGACTCCAGGCAAAGCGATAACAGAGACTTCTCTGCTGAGGGCTACTGGGAGAAAGGACCAGAAACACCTCTCACCCTTGCTGCCGGCCCACCTGTGCGGCCCTGCCCAGGGCTCTGACGTCCCAGTTCTGTGTCTTCCCACTGTGTCCTCCCAGCTCTGGTCCCCCCGGTCTTTGTCCTCCCAGATCACACCCTCCCAGGTCTGTGTCCTCCCTGGTCTGTGTCCTCCCAGGTCTGTGTCCTCCCAGCTCTGCATCCTCTCAGCTCCCTGGACGCTCTCCGCCCAGCCCAGGTCACCCACCCCAACCAGCACCGCCCACCCACAGGTGACCCAGGACACTGTGGCCGCCCACATCGGAACCAGAGCTGGGGTGGCTCCGAGGACTAGGCTGCTCATGACCCAGCAGTCCGTGCCCAGGACCTTCGAAGGACCCTCAGGTCCCCTGCTTGATGCCTCGGGCCTCCTGTGAATTTTCGGAAGCTCCAGACCACGGGATCTTGGCTGCCTGCACCAGCTGGTCTCCCACCTAGCACGACCCTCACCCCGAATCCGTGAAGAGTGACGGGGTTACACTCAGTGCCACCACCCTTCGTGACCGCTGTCCGCCCGACAGGGGAACGTGGGACGCGCCTAGTCGGCCAGCCGGGGTCAGGGGGTGTGGGGGGTTGGGGTCACACATctgtccccccgccccctgcctggGAGAGTGTCCTTCCTGGACTCAGAGAGGCAGGTCCGCCAGCCTCCCCTCCTCCGGGACCCAGCTTCCCTGGGGCCGAGCCTGCCGAGCTCACATGTGGGACCCAAGAGAGAGCGGGCGACCTCGTCTGAGTCACCGTCCTCCAGGGAGGACCCCAACCTACATAGCCCCCGAGGTAGGGCCTTGTGAGGGTTTGGTGTCTATAGTCCTAGGTGCCAGGACGGAAGGAAATCCACCGTGAAGAGTGCTGTGAAATTCAAAAAGAGCCGGACAGGACTGGACCTCAGCCCAGTGAGGGAGCCCAGAAGAGCCTGGATCCCCGAGGGGCCTGTGGGGAAGGGGTCACTGCTCCAGCACCAGCCTCGGGCTGCCTGGActcctccagcctctcctggGTGACGCACAGCACACCTGGGATACTGTGCAGGGCGCGGTGGGTCAGCCGGCGGGGTGCGTCCCCCGCGCCCTCTCCCTCTGGGGCTCAGAGACAGGAATACCTGCCTGCCTGGGGTGTCTCTCCCTGCGTTGGGCTGAGGCGGGTCCCCACCTCCCCGTGTGCAGCCCAGGCTCGGGTCCCCAGTGTCTGTGAGACGCTGCCACCCAGCAGGGCGGCCACGTTTGCGTGGGAGGGAGTGGTCTTTCCTCTGGGGGTTTCTGTCGACCGGGGCGGGGTCACCAGCTCTGCTCTGGGCTTCTGCTGTCAGCCCACAGCGGAGCGCTCTGTGCTTCCCCGAGGCCACCGGGGACTCACAGCAGTGTCCCCTCCCCGGGGACATCAAAGCACCTTCACAGACGAGTGCACTTTATTGAATTCAGCTGTCGACAGCTCTGTCTCCATAAACTGCTGTataaaggggtggggggagggggcgggcccAGAGCCCCAGGTGCAGGGCCGGCCGTGGACGGTGGGGGAACTGGGTTGCCTCCGTGTCCAGCGGCTAGTAGCCTCCATTATTCgccacctgtaaagccatctggtagGCTTTCAGGTAAACAAACACCAGAAGAACGATCGATCCAATAGTCAGAAAGATGCCCAGGACCAGGGCCCAGATGTTCAGGCACTTGGCGGTGGAGGCATAGCTCTGGGCCCCAACGACATCGCCCACCATCTTCCGGTCCCTAGACTGGGGGAGAAGAGACGGTGAGGGGGACCTGGAGCCGGGCCAGGTGACAGCCAGGTGCTGTGACTCAGGCCCTCCCCTGCTGCTCCCCCAGGGCCCATTCACCCAGATGGGGACCCACCCCTGCCCGTTCCCTGGAGCCCAAGCAGGACAGTGCCCGGTGGGCCCCCCTCCCCTTGCGGGGCCTCGATCTGCTTCCTCACAGACTCTCAGCCTCTCCAGGAGGCCCCAGGGCTCACCCTCCCTCGGCTCTGGCCCCTTTGCTGGCCACTCACCCCACCAGGGGTCAGTGTCCTTTCAGTACCTTCTTCTTTTCTGGACCAGACTCGAGGTCTGAATCCGAAGTGTGAAGGATGTAGCTTCTCTCACAAGGCTGGGAAGGAGAACTTCCTGGGGTGGTGGAGACATAGCTCCCATCCCCATGTGCGCCCCTGCAGCTCCGCCGTGAACTCTCATTGGGAATGATCCcccaagccacacacacacacacacacacacacacacagaacaataCACACAAGGGCTCTCCACACCCCACGTGCCGGCCAGGCAGGGGGGCCTCTCCAGGCTCACACACACTTCCTTGGAGAACACCCCAGGCGCCCACCCACCTTCACGGAGTAGGCGAATGCCACGAAGCCCAGGCAGCACCAGTTCATGAAGATCGTGTTGAACAGGGACCAGACGATGTGGTCGGGCACGAAGGTCTCCCTGGGGATGTTGATCACCGTGGTGGTCATGGGGGCCTGGCTCTGGGGAGCCCCCAGCACGGCTACCTCGTGCTCCTCCTTGATCATCTCTGGTGCTGGGGGAGCCAAGTGCTGATGGCAGAGGACAAGGATTGACAAGTATGTTTCCTGAGGCAGAGACGGAGCAGCTGTGGGCCAGGTGCAACGACACACTCAGGGGCCCTCCCTTTCTCAGTAGTTTcgatttctctgtttccttttcctggcCTTTTGAGAATTGGAGGTGGGCTGGTCCAAGGAAGTGGGACAAAATTCTGCCAGTCAAGTTAcaccagggtgggtgggtgggaagaaggctgagggcctggagggggcttcAGGCCCTGTCTCGGCCACCCCACCTCCCTACTTAGGGGTGTGGTCGGGCCCCGGGACCCTTCCCCAGCCTGGGAGTCTCAGGCCCAAGCCTGCTGCAGCCCCGCTGTCCCCACGCAGGGCCCCTCCCAGACCCTCACTCAGCCtccacaccccagcccccagaGCGAGCCCTGGCCCACAGCCCACCCCTCACTGCACCGCCCTCCCCTCGGAAGGGCACTGGCCTTCCCGGCCCTGAGTCCCTGCTCCAGGCTGGTTTGGGTCCTTCCTGGTTGCAGGTCAGCACCCAGCAGCCTGGGTGGCCTGCCCCAAAGGAGCCTCCCATGGTCTCCCAAGGGCTCCCGGGAGCGGGGACACTGGGTCCCGCGTGACCTGAGGAGGCAGCTGTGGTGGGAGACCCCGGGGTCCAGGGCGTCTGGCGGCAGCTGGGAGCCCAGGGCCTGCATATTTGCGAAGCCCCGtcgttccttcctccctcctgcccccacttCTCACAGGACTTGGGGTGCTCCGGGGTGGAGCTGGGCTGTTGGCAGGATGGCTCCTGGGCTGTCGGGCCGGTGCCCGCTTCTCAGGGGCAGGGTCAGCTCAGCTCCGTGGCCAGGACTCTGCTCTCTTCAGACCACGGGGCAGGGTGTTCTCCTGGTCGCCTGGGTCCTCACCCGCGAGCCGGAGGCCGTGGGAGCTGATGGCCAGGCCTGTCGTGTCCTGTTAGGAGCAAGGCCTTCTCCCTGGTGGGGCCTGTTGGGTCAAGGCTCCCAGACCAGCCTCCACGTGCCCCCAGTGGCCCCAACACCCGGCAGTCTGGTCTCTAGCCCTGGGCCTCCTTCAGTTTCCGGGTTCTGGCCAATTCTGCCCCCACCCTGGGCCCCTCAGAGGGGCAGCTGCTGCACCTGCCGCCTCTGGGTTCCCCTTGAACAGGTGCCCTGTGTGCCCCAGTCCTCCTGTTCAACCCTCCCTGTAGCGATAGCTCATGCAGTCTGCTTTCCTGCTGGGCCCACACTGAGCCGGCAGCCTGTCCAGACGGGAGGGGCCGACGTGCGCACGCGGGCCATCAGAGGGCTGCCCTGGCTCCTGGTTTGGGGGTTTGGGGTGAGGTCGGCGCGAGCGGGACGCACGACCCCCAGGCCCGAGTGGACTGCTGCCCGCCCCAGGCCCTGATGAGCCCGCCGCCCTCGCCGGCATCGGGGCTGATGCTCCCCCCGCGGGCATTCCCACCATAGCAGGTGCCCCTGTTCCTGGCAAGCGAGGGGCAGTAGCTCAGCCTCGGGCAGCCTTTCATCAGGTGGCGGATCAAGTAGACAAAAATGACCTCCAGTGCAGAGGTAACAGTGACATGTAGGGAAATAATTGCCAGGTGATGTGTTTCGGGTAATGACGACTTTGTTTCGGTATACTCTAATTATTTATAAGTCATATGATTTAATTTGTTAATCACCTGAAATTTGCAGAACACAAACGTTGTCATTTTACCCACTGAAAGTGTACAAGTCAGCGGCTTTCAGTACTTTCTTGGGGAGACGCTGCAACCACCACCCCTACCCAGTTCCGACAACCCCCACTCTTAGGGGAAGGTCGGCTTCCCTAAT is part of the Balaenoptera musculus isolate JJ_BM4_2016_0621 chromosome 8, mBalMus1.pri.v3, whole genome shotgun sequence genome and encodes:
- the LOC118898751 gene encoding interferon-induced transmembrane protein 3-like; protein product: MSRTSQPFFNGAHSGVLPSYEILKEEQEVAVLGAPQSQAPVTTTVINIRSETSVPDHIVWSLFNTIFMNWCCLGFVAFAYSVKSRDRKMVGDVVGAQSYASTAKCLNIWALVLGLLLTIVFIIIFATGSLMIFQAVSQLIKDYGGY
- the LOC118898781 gene encoding interferon-induced transmembrane protein 1-like yields the protein MIKEEHEVAVLGAPQSQAPMTTTVINIPRETFVPDHIVWSLFNTIFMNWCCLGFVAFAYSVKSRDRKMVGDVVGAQSYASTAKCLNIWALVLGIFLTIGSIVLLVFVYLKAYQMALQVANNGGY